TCCTGCCAGAGTGGGTGCGTATATGTCTTGACACGCATATGCTCTGTGGCGTATATTAGCGACCATGGCATCAGTCTTCGAAATCATCGCGGAGCCGAACCGCCGCGCGATATTGGGCCTCCTCGTTTCGTCACAGCAGTCCGTTGGCGACATCGAGCGCCGGCTGCGGATGCCGCAGCCGACCGTGTCAAAGCACCTGCGAGTGCTGCGCGAGGCGGGGTTCGTGGAATCCACCGTGGACGCACAGCGCCGTCTCTACCGCCTCAGGCCGGAGCCACTGCAAGAGGTGGACGCCTGGCTCGCTCCGTTCCGTCAGTTCTGGTCCG
This is a stretch of genomic DNA from Gemmatimonadaceae bacterium. It encodes these proteins:
- a CDS encoding metalloregulator ArsR/SmtB family transcription factor translates to MASVFEIIAEPNRRAILGLLVSSQQSVGDIERRLRMPQPTVSKHLRVLREAGFVESTVDAQRRLYRLRPEPLQEVDAWLAPFRQFWSAHVDALERHLARTDRVTPKKKTNTRRRR